Part of the Streptomyces sp. NBC_01460 genome, CTGCAGCGCCAGGTCCTCACCTCGCGCAACGTGCGTGGGGCCGTCCTCACCGACTGGCTGCTCGGCGGGCTCAACTACCAGATCGAGCACCACCTCTTCCCGAGCATGCCCCGGCCCCACCTGCGACTGGCGCAACCCCTGGTCAAGGCGCACTGCGCGTCCATCGGGATGCCGTACGCGGAGACGGGCATCATCGAGTCCTACCGTCAGGCCCTGCAACACATGCACGAGGTCGGAGAGCCGCTCCGCTAGGACCTCCGCCCGGCGGCCCGCAGGATGCCGCCGCGCGGCTGGAACCGACAGGGGACCACAGGCGTTCTCCCATCAGGAGCGGCTCCGGCCGCGGAGGAGGCACGGATCATGTCGAACGGTGCAAAGATCGCCATCGGGGGAGTCGTCGCGGCAGTCGTCCTGATTCCGTTCATCGGATTCTGGTGGTCGCTGCTGGTCCTCATCGGCGTACCCACGGTGGGGTACCTCATGCTCGACCCCGCACAGCGACGCAGGCTCCGCAGGATCAGTCGTAAGGAGATAGGGCGCTGAACAGCACGGTCACCGCGGTCAGCAGCAACGGCGAGTACTCCTTCACCAAGCCCAACCGGGACAGCGTGACGCTGCTGGCCGGGCTCGGGGTGGAGGGTGACGTCCATGCCGGGGTCACGGTCAAGCACCGCTCCCGGGTCGCCCAGGACCCGACGCAGCCCAACCTGCGTCAGGTCCACCTCATGCACCAGGAACTGTTCGCCGAGCTGGGGGCGGCGGGGTTCGAGGTCATGCCGGGCGATCTCGGGGAGAACATCACCACGAGCGGGATCGATCTCCTCGCCCTCCCTGTGGGGACCCTGCTCCACCTGGGCGACGAGGCCGTCGTCGAGGTGACCGGCCTGCGGAATCCGTGCCTGCAGATCGACCACTTCCAGGACGGCCTGCTCAAGCAGGTCGTCGGCCGGGCGGACGACGGCACCGTCGTCCGCAGGGCGGGAATCATGGGCATCGTCACGACCGGCGGAACCGTACGGCCCGGTGACACGGTCAGGGCAGAGCTGCCCGCCGAACCGCACCGCCCCCTTGAGCGCGTGTAGGACACACGGGGCGAGCCTCGGACCGCGTGGGCACGCGCGGTCAGGACGGCCGTACGGCCAGCTCGTCGAGCGACTTCAGCAGCCCCGGGAGCTCGGGGCCGCGGCCGACCGGCATGACCTCGCCCGGCTCCTCGTCCAGGAGGACGAAGGCGATGTCGTCCGTCCTGGCCACCAGGGACCAGCCGGGGCCGTCGGCCCGCAGCGTCCGTGCCCCGCCAGGGGCGAAGGCGGAGCGGATCCGGCCGGGCGGAGGCGGAGAGCTGACGTACTCCCGGGCCGCTGCGAGCGCCTTGCGCACACCGGGGTGCTGTCCGGAACCCGTGGACCCGGCGGAGCTCCCGGCGTCCGCCGTCGCCGCACCGTCCCGAGCCGGCTCCCCGGGGCTGCCGAACGCCGTCTCGTCGTCGATCTGTCCGCGCCACGCGGCCCACTGGAGAGCTATCTCGTCCGCCCCGAGCCGCCGCTGCGGAGCGCCCCAGACCTCGGTGTCCGGCGGAGTCAGCGGATCGGGGCCCTCACCGTCGGGATCGGGCAACGGGTCGTGCGGCTCGGGGACCCCGGGCGCGGAGACCGCGAGCGCGAGCGGCCACCCCGGCAACGCGCACACCACCGAGCGGTCGTCGGGGGAGAGGTCGTACTCCATCCCGCAGTCCCACGAGGCGATGGCGACGGCCACCAGCGAGACGTCCTCGACGACGACGGTCCAACGGGCGCCCCCGCTGTCCTGGCCGAGCACGAGGCCGTACCCCTCGGCGTACGGCTCGAGGCCGAGCGCGGCACACGCGGCCACGTAGTCGTCGCCCAGCACGCTGGGGAACTGCGCGGGGGTCAGCAGCACCGCGGTCAGCACAAACAGCGCGTCGTCATCGGCGACCGTGTCGTCCGTCCCTGCCACAGCACCCACCCTCATTCCAGATCAGATCGCTTGAGCCGTCGGCGCACCTTAACTACTCGGTAACCCTGTCGTCGAGGCCCTGACAAGGGATAACGGCCAGGTAACCGGAGATCACGACCGGCCGCGAGGGTACGCTTCGGGACCCCTCGTGCCGTGGTGCTGTTCCGTCCGTCACCCGTAGGGTGGTGAGCCCGGCCGACGAGGGGGACAGCATGGTGGAACGGTACGCACGGCTGAAGGAGATCCAGCGCCTCGACCCGGAGCGGGACTTCCTGGAGATCTACCGCCTCACCGTGACGTACGAATTCCCCTGGGACATCACCCGCGCCCTCGAACTCGCCCTGTACCGCACCTACGCGGTCCCCAGCATCGGCCGACTGCTGGCGGAGACGGGCGAACTGACGGAACGTTCACAGAAGAGGTACGACGACACCGCACTCCTTCTCGACGCCGTGGTCGAGCACGGCTTCGACAGCGAGGACGGCCGCACGGCCGTCCGTCGGATCAACCGGATGCACCGCAGTTACGACATCAGCAACGACGACATGCGCTATGTGCTGTGCACCTTCGTCGTCACGCCCAAGCGCTGGCTCGACACCTACGGCTGGCGCAGGCTGTCCGGCCACGAGCAGCGCGCCTTCGCGGCGTACTACCGCACGCTCGGTGCCCGCATGGGCATCCAGGACGTGCCGCGGACGTACGAGGACTTCGAGCACGCGCTGGACGCCTACGAGGACGAGCACTTCGGCTGGGACGAAGGCGCACGCGCCGTCTCCGACGCCACCCTGGACCTGATGGGCTCCTGGTACCCGCGGCCGCTCGCCCCCGTCGTACGCAAGGCGACCCTCGCCCTGCTCGACGACGCGCTGCTGCGGGCGTTCCGGTACGGGCGGCCGGGCCCGGCCGCCCGGGCGCTGACCCGCGGCGCACTGCGCCTGAGGGCACGTGCCGTACGGTTCATGCCGCCGCGTACCAGGGCCCATCACGCCCGGCAGAACCCCGAGATCAAGGGGTACCCGGAGGGCTACGAGGTCGCCCGGCTCGGCACGTTCCCCACCCCGGGCGTGTGGGGATGTCCCGTACCGCGCGGACGGACGCCGGACGCCTCGGCCGAGTGAGGGCGAGCGGGCACCGGCGACCGCTCAGCCGTTCCGCACGGCCAGCACCAGGAATCGGCTGTCCTCGTCGGTGTACGTGTCCATCCGCCATCCCGCATCGGCCAGCAGCGGCGCGAGACGGGGCTCGGCCCTGAGATCGTCGTCGGAGAGGTCCCGGCCGTGCCGTGAGGCCAGCGCGGCACGCCCGACGGGGTGGAAGAGGGCGAGCCGGCCACCCGGGCGCACCACGCGCGCCAGCTCTTCGAGCCCTCGCGCCGGGTGCGGGAGATGAGAGACCAGGCCGGCGGCGAAGACGGCGTCCAGGGCTCCGGCGCGCAGGGGGAGCTGCCCGACATCGGCCAGGAGCAGCGCGCCGCTCGTTCCTCGTCCCGCGCGCAGCGCAGCGTCCAGCATGGCGGGTGTCAGGTCGGCGCCCAGCACCGTCCCACCGGGGCCGACCGCCGTCCGCAGGGCCGGCAGGGCACGTCCCATGCCGCAGCCCGCGTCGAGCACGGCGCCCCCGGGACGCAGCCTCAGCTCGTCGACGGCGGCGGCGTAGGCGGGGCCGTCATCGGGGAAACGGCTGTCCCAGCCCGCCGCCCGCGGGGTGAAGAAGTCTTGGACGTGCGTGTGGTCGTCGGCCATGGGGACATGATCGCTCAGTCCGCACCCGAGCGAAACGACGCGCGTGGGTGCACACGTTCGAACTCTGCAAACGACGCGATACGGTGCACACGTTCGAACCCTGCCCGATCGTTCGGGAACATCTCTCTGTCATATCCCAGCACCTTTCGGAATGCGCCCCTGGTATGCGCTCCGGAGCGGGCTAGCGTCCCGGACCCATGGGACACCTGGACCACGCCACCTTCGGCTGGCTGACACCCGTGCTGTCGTACGCGATGGCATCGATCGGCGCCGCTCTCGGACTGCGCTGCACCGTGCGCGCACTCGGTACCCACGGCCGTTCGCGCCGCAACTGGCTCCTCACGGCCGCCTCCGCGCTCGGCACCGGCATCTGGACGATGCATTTCGTCGCCATGCTCGGATTCGGTGTCACCGGCACCGACATCCGCTACGACGTGCCGCTCACCCTGCTCAGCCTGCTGGTCGCCATGCTGGTGGTGGGGGCGGGAGTCTTCACGGTCGGCTACAGCCGCGACCGCTCGCGGGCCCTGCTCGCCGGCGGTCTCACCACCGGCCTCGGCGTCGCCAGCATGCACTACCTGGGCATGGCCGCCCTGCGCCTCCACGGCACGGTCACCTATGACCCGATGCTGGTCGGGGTGTCGGTGACCATCGCCGTCATCGCGGCCACCGCGGCTCTGTGGGCCGCACTGAACATCAAGTCGCCGGGGGCGGTGGCGCTCGCGTCGCTGGTCATGGGAGCGGCGGTGAGCAGCATGCACTACACGGGCATGCTGGCCGTCGGTGTCCGGGTCGCACCCTCGGGATCCGCCCTGCCCGGCGCGACGGTGATGCAGTTCATCTTTCCCCTCGCCGTCGGCCTCGGGTCGTACCTCTTCCTCACCT contains:
- a CDS encoding MHYT domain-containing protein encodes the protein MGHLDHATFGWLTPVLSYAMASIGAALGLRCTVRALGTHGRSRRNWLLTAASALGTGIWTMHFVAMLGFGVTGTDIRYDVPLTLLSLLVAMLVVGAGVFTVGYSRDRSRALLAGGLTTGLGVASMHYLGMAALRLHGTVTYDPMLVGVSVTIAVIAATAALWAALNIKSPGAVALASLVMGAAVSSMHYTGMLAVGVRVAPSGSALPGATVMQFIFPLAVGLGSYLFLTSAFVALSPAARERPSETPVAAFDDKSARAATP
- a CDS encoding class I SAM-dependent methyltransferase translates to MADDHTHVQDFFTPRAAGWDSRFPDDGPAYAAAVDELRLRPGGAVLDAGCGMGRALPALRTAVGPGGTVLGADLTPAMLDAALRAGRGTSGALLLADVGQLPLRAGALDAVFAAGLVSHLPHPARGLEELARVVRPGGRLALFHPVGRAALASRHGRDLSDDDLRAEPRLAPLLADAGWRMDTYTDEDSRFLVLAVRNG
- a CDS encoding oxygenase MpaB family protein — encoded protein: MVERYARLKEIQRLDPERDFLEIYRLTVTYEFPWDITRALELALYRTYAVPSIGRLLAETGELTERSQKRYDDTALLLDAVVEHGFDSEDGRTAVRRINRMHRSYDISNDDMRYVLCTFVVTPKRWLDTYGWRRLSGHEQRAFAAYYRTLGARMGIQDVPRTYEDFEHALDAYEDEHFGWDEGARAVSDATLDLMGSWYPRPLAPVVRKATLALLDDALLRAFRYGRPGPAARALTRGALRLRARAVRFMPPRTRAHHARQNPEIKGYPEGYEVARLGTFPTPGVWGCPVPRGRTPDASAE
- a CDS encoding MOSC domain-containing protein, whose product is MNSTVTAVSSNGEYSFTKPNRDSVTLLAGLGVEGDVHAGVTVKHRSRVAQDPTQPNLRQVHLMHQELFAELGAAGFEVMPGDLGENITTSGIDLLALPVGTLLHLGDEAVVEVTGLRNPCLQIDHFQDGLLKQVVGRADDGTVVRRAGIMGIVTTGGTVRPGDTVRAELPAEPHRPLERV